The following are encoded together in the Chlorocebus sabaeus isolate Y175 chromosome 20, mChlSab1.0.hap1, whole genome shotgun sequence genome:
- the LOC103224001 gene encoding late cornified envelope protein 3C-like has translation MSCQQNQQQCQSLPKCPSPKCAPKSPAQCLPPASSGCALNSRGCGPSSEGGCCLSHHRHHRSHRCRRQRSNSCDRGSVQQGGGSCCGHGSGGCC, from the coding sequence ATGTCCTGCCAGCAGAACCAGCAGCAGTGCCAGTCCCTGCCCAAGTGCCCCTCACCCAAGTGCGCCCCAAAGAGCCCAGCACAGTGTCTGCCTCCAGCCTCTTCTGGCTGTGCTTTAAACTCCAGGGGCTGTGGCCCCAGCTCTGAAGGTGGCTGCTGCCTGAGCCACCACAGACACCACAGGTCCCACCGATGCCGGCGCCAGAGATCCAACTCCTGTGACAGAGGCAGTGTTCAGCAAGGTGGGGGCTCCTGCTGTGGCCATGGCTCTGGGGGCTGCTGCTGA